From the Mammaliicoccus sciuri genome, the window CCCATAAAGTGGCAGACGATCATTAATATATAATTTGAAAAAACAATTAATATTTTTATTTCTAGGAGGAAAATTATAATGAGTTTAGGTGTATTAGCAGCAGCAATCGCGATTGGTTTAGCAGCATTAGGAGCAGGTGTCGGTAACGGTCTTATCGTATCAAGAACAGTAGAAGGTGTTGCACGTCAACCAGAAGCACGTGGTCCATTAATGACAATCATGTTTATCGGTGTTGGTTTAGTTGAAGCCCTTCCTATCATTGCAGTAGTAGTAGCATTCATGGTAATGAATCGATAAGCTAAAATATTTTTAGAACAGGCGGAGTCTATCTAAAAAGGATTTCGCCATTCATTTATGAGATGTTATTCATCTTTAATTGCAGTGAAAGGAGTGTAGTTGGCAGTGGATCAAAACGTATTAGTTTTAGGAGCAGCAGGTGGCGGTGTCGAATGGGGAACAGTCTTATTTACATTGATCACATTTATTATCCTGCTTGCCTTATTAAAAAAGTTTGCTTGGGGACCATTAAAATCAATTATGGATGAGCGTGAGAACGCTATTAATAAAGATATTGATGATGCTCATGAAGCAAAAGTAAACGCTAAGAAATTAGAAGAAGAAAATAGAAATCTATTAAGAAAAACTCAAGAAGAAGTACAAACAATTCTTGATGATGCTAAACATCAAGCTAAAGTACAACAAGAGCAAATTATTAATGATGCAAATGTTAAAGCAAATGGCTTAGTACAATCAGCTCAAGCAGAAATTCAACAAGAGAAACAAAGAGCTATTGCAGATATTAATAATAGAGTATCAGAACTTTCTGCATTAATTGCTTCTAAAGTAATCAATAAAGAAATCTCTGAACAAGATCAAAAAGACCTTGTTGAAAAATACATTAAAGAGGCAGGGGATAAATAATGGCGAATATTAGTCAGAAATATGCCCAAGCCTTATATGATGTAGCTGAAGCGCAAGACTTAACAGACAGCGTCTTAGATGAACTTACTCAAGTAGCAGAAAGTGTTAAAGAACAAATTAGTGATTTAAAAGCAATTGATAACAATCCTAAATTAGCAAAAAACGACAGACAACAATTTGTTGACAATGTATTTAAAGGTGCTTCTAAACCTTTGTTAAACACATTATACCTACTTGCTAATAACAGTAAATTGTCACTAATTCCAGAAATTTATAAAGATTTTAGCAAAATATACAATCAGGTACATAACCAAGATTTAATGAAAGTTGAATCTGTGTATCCTTTATCTAATGAAGAATTAGACGAAATTGGTAAAGCATTTATTAAAAGAACAGGTTTGAAAAAACTTATTTTAGAAAATCAAGTTAATGATTCTTTAATTGGTGGTATTCGTGTTTCCATAGGTACTAAAGTATACGATGGTTCCATTCAGAATGACTTAAATCAATTAGCAAAATCATTTCAACAAATGAAATAATATTAAGGAGTGACATAGATGGCCATTAAAGCTGAAGAAATCAGTGCTTTATTACGCTCTCAAATTGAAAACTATGAGTCAGAAATGTCAGTTACCGATGTTGGTACAGTTATCCAAGTCGGCGATGGTATTGCATTAGCTCATGGCTTAAATGACGTTATGGCTGGCGAACTATTAGAGTTCCATACTGGCGTTTTAGGTTTAGCACAAAACTTAGAAGAAAATAATGTAGGTATCGTAATTTTAGGACCTGCAGAAGGTATTAAAGAAGGCGACGAAGTTAAAAGAACTGGTCGTATTATGGAAGTACCTGTAGGGGAAGAATTAATTGGTCGTGTTGTAAATCCATTAGGTCAACCATTGGATGGACAAGGTCCAATCAATACATCTAAGACTCGTCCTGTAGAATCACCTGCAACAGGTGTTATGGATCGTAAATCAGTTGATGAACCATTACAAACTGGTATTAAAGCGATTGATGCATTAGTACCTATTGGACGTGGACAACGTGAGTTAATCATCGGTGACCGTCAAACTGGTAAAACAACAGTTGCGATTGATACAATTCTTAACCAAAAAGACGAAGATATGATTTGTATCTACGTTGCAATTGGTCAAAAAGAATCTACGGTTCGTACAGCGGTAGAAACTTTACGTAGACATGGTGCTTTAGATTATACAATCGTTGTATCTGCGTCAGCAGCTCAACCAGCGCCATTATTATACATTGCACCTTATGCTGGTGTAAGTATGGCAGAAGAATTCATGTTTAACGGTAAACATGTATTAATCGTTTATGATGATTTAACAAAACAAGCAGCAGCTTACCGTGAGTTATCACTATTACTTCGTCGTCCGCCAGGTCGTGAAGCTTACCCAGGTGACGTATTCTACTTACACAGTCGTTTATTAGAACGTGCTGCTAAATTAAATGATGACTTAGGTGGCGGTTCTATTACTGCATTACCATTTGTTGAAACTCAAGCAGGGGACATCTCAGCATACGTTCCAACAAACGTTATCTCAATTACTGACGGACAAATATTCTTACAATCAGATTTATTCTTCTCTGGTGTAAGACCTGCGATCAACGCTGGTTTATCTGTATCACGTGTTGGTGGTTCAGCTCAAATTAAAGCGATGAAAAAAGTAGCAGGTACATTACGTCTAGATTTAGCATCATACCGTGAGTTAGAATCATTCGCTCAATTTGGTTCGGATTTAGACCAAGCTACGAAAGCTAAATTAGAACGTGGTAAACGTACAGTAGAAGTACTTAAACAAGATCAAAACAAACCATTGACTGTAGATCGTCAAGTTGTTATTTTATACGCTTTAACTAAAGGTCATTTAGATGATATCCCAGTTGAAGATATTACACGATTCGAAGATGAATTCTTAAATTGGATTGATGCAAATGCAAGCGATCTATTTAAAGAAATTCGTGAAACAAAACAATTACCATCTGATGATAAATTTGTTTCAGCAATCGATGCATTCAAAAAAGTATTTAATAAATCTCATGTAGAGTAATATTAAGCTTTAAATAAAAGGTGGTGAAATTGTGGCTTCACTAAGAGAAATCAAAGGTAGAATCACTTCTACTCAAAAGACTAGTCAAATTACAAAAGCAATGAACATGGTTTCAAACTCTAAATTGCGTAAAGCAGAAGAGAACACGAAAGCATTTCAACCATATATGGATAAGATTCAAGATGCTGTAACAGCTATTGCGTCTAAGAGTACAGATGTTAATCATCCAATGCTTAAAACAAGACCTGTAAAACGTTCTGGTTACTTAGTTATTACTTGTGATAAAGGACTTGCAGGACCATATAGTGCTAACATTTTGAAAAATGTCGTTAACGATATTAAAGAAAAACATAACAACAATAGTGACGAATACGGCATTATTGTTGTCGGACGAGTAGGCCGAGACTTCTTCAAAGCTAGAGGTTATAACATCATTGAAGAGTATGTAGGTTTACCTGACCAACCAACATTTAAAAATGTACAAGCTTTAACTGAAAAAGCTGTAGACTTGTTTAATGAAGAATTTTATGATGAGTTAACAATTTACTACAGTCATTTCGTGAGTGTGCTTGAACAACAAGTGAAATCTAAAAAAATCTTACCATTATCTGATGAAGATACTGGAAAAGGTTCTAGTATGATGGCTGGTTATGAATTTGAACCAGATAAAGAAACGATTTTAAAAGTTATCTTACCGCAATACGCAATTAGTTTAATTTATGGTGCATTATTAGATGGTAAAGCTAGTGAGCATGCATCAAGAATGACAGCTATGAAGAATGCAACAGATAACGCTACAGAATTAATTGATGAATTATCATTACAATATAACAGAGCTCGACAAGCTGCAATTACTCAACAAATTACTGAGATTGTAGGCGGAGCAGCTGCACTCGAATAATGATTAGGAGGAATTTACATGGGATTAGGCCGAGTAACGCAAATTACAGGGCCAGTTATTGATGTACGCTTCCCACATGGTGAATTGCCAGAACTTAATAATGCTTTAACTCTTAAAGTTGAACGTCCAGACGGATCAAGCTTTGACTTAGCATTAGAAGTTGCATTACACCTTGGTGATGATGTTGTACGTTCTATAGCAATGGCATCAACTGATGGTGTTAAACGTGGACAAGAAGTTACTGATACAGGAAGACCTATTTCAGTACCAGTTGGTGATGCTACATTAGGTCGTGTTTTTAATGTATTAGGAGAAAAAATTGATTTAGGTGAAGAAATTGATGAAAGCGTACGTCGCGATCCAATTCATCGTTTAGCACCTAAATTCGAAGATTTATCTACAAAAGTAGAAATTCTTGAAACTGGTATTAAAGTAGTAGACTTATTAGCACCTTATATCAAAGGTGGTAAAATCGGTTTATTCGGTGGTGCCGGAGTAGGTAAAACAGTACTTATTCAAGAATTAATCAATAACATCGCGCAAGAACATGGTGGTATTTCTGTATTCGCAGGTGTAGGTGAACGTACACGTGAAGGAAATGACTTATACTATGAAATGAGCGATTCAGGTGTTATTAAGAAAACAGCGATGGTATTCGGTCAAATGAACGAGCCACCTGGTGCGCGTGCAAGAGTTGCACTTTCTGGTTTAACAATGGCAGAATACTTCCGTGATGAGCAAGGACAAGACGTGTTATTGTTCATCGATAACATCTTCCGTTTTACACAAGCAGGTTCAGAGGTATCAGCATTATTAGGCCGTATGCCATCTGCCGTTGGTTACCAACCAACACTTGCTACTGAAATGGGACAATTACAAGAACGTATTACATCTACAAATAAAGGATCAGTTACATCTATCCAAGCAGTATTCGTACCTGCCGATGACTATACTGACCCAGCGCCAGCAACAGCTTTCGCTCACTTAGATGCTACTACTAACTTAGAACGTAAATTAACGGAAATGGGTATTTATCCAGCCGTTGACCCATTAGCTTCAACATCACGTGCTTTAACTCCAGAAATTGTTGGAGATGAACACTATGATGTTGCGCGTCGTGTACAACAAACGTTACAAAAATATAGAGAGCTACAAGATATCATTGCCATACTTGGTATGGATGAATTATCTGATGAAGATAAGAAAACAGTTGAACGTGCTCGTCGTATTCAATTCTTCTTATCTCAAAACTTCCATGTAGCTGAACAATTTACTGGTCAAAAAGGTTCATACGTACCAGTTAGTCAAACTGTACAAGATTTCAAAGCTATTCTAGAAGGACAATATGACCATATCCCAGAAGATGCTTTCCGTTTAGTCGGTGGTATTGAAGCAGTTCTTGAAAATGCTAAAAACATGGGTGTAGAGGTCTAATAATAATTAGGAGGAATGGAAAATGAATACATTTACCTTAGATGTTGTCACTCCTAATGGATCTGTTTACTCAGCAAAAGAAGTAGAACTTGTTGTTTTACATACTGAAACTGGTGAAATGGGTGTAATGGCTGGACATATTCCAACTGTTGCAGCTTTGAAAACAGGATACGTTAAAGTAAACAAAGCAAGTGGTACGGAGTATTTAGCTGTTTCCGAAGGATTTGTTGAAGTAAGAACTAATAAAGTTACAGTTCTAGTTCAAGCGGCTGAAACTGCCGATGAAATAGATAAAGACCGTGCGATTAATTCTAAAGAACGTGCTGAAGAACGATTGAAAATGAATCGTGATGAAGTAGACTTTAGACGTGCTGAACGTGCACTTCATCGTGCAATTAATCGAATTGAAGTGGCTAAATTTAGATAAAATATAAGAGTCTGGGACATAACGTAATGTCTCAGACTCTTGTATTTTTAGAAGGAGTTGTTAATATGGAATATTATGGTCAATTAGGTATTATCGGACTTTTACTACATGTCATTTGTGTATGCTTAGCATTTTGGGCACTCCAAGGCGTACGATTAGAACAAATTTTTAAGAAAAATCACGTTGCACAAGCTCAAACATTTATTATCATCTTATCTATCATATTAGGTACGGCTGTAAGTCGTTTTATTTTAGATATACTCCAATATTCGCTACAATTAAGATTGCTATTCTAATAATAAGAAAAAATTACATAAATATATGAAAAAAGAACAAAAAAGTAGTATAATATTTTGGTGATGTTTAGGAATAAAGAAAAATGTGTATTAAATAAATATATACATTTGTAAAATAAATAAAAGTGAAGTTTTTTGGAGGATAATTATATGGATAAAATCGTCGTGAAAGGCGGAGCAAGTCTTAATGGCACAGTTGTAGTCGAAGGGGCAAAAAACGCAGTATTACCAATATTAACAGCTACACTTTTACCAAGTGTTGGTCAAAGTGTATTAACGAATGTACCTAAATTAAGTGATGTAGATACAATTAACACAGTACTTACGCATTTAAATGCAGATATAGAATATGATGCAGATCAAAACACTGTAAAAATAGATGCATCAAATACATTAAAAATCGAAGCACCATATGAATACGTAAGTAAGATGAGAGCGAGTATTTTAGTTATGGGTCCTTTATTAGCAAGAGAAGGTCATGCTAGAGTCGCTTTACCTGGTGGTTGTGCAATAGGTTCAAGACCTATTGAACAACATTTAAAAGGATTCGAAGCTTTAGGTGCAGAAATTGAACTACATAACGGATTTATTGAAGCAACAACACCTAATGGCTTAAAAGGGGCTAAAATTTATTTAGATTTCCCAAGTGTAGGTGCTACTCAAAATATTATGATGGCAGCAGTACTTGCAGAAGGAAAAACTGAAATTCAAAACGTAGCAAGAGAACCAGAAATTGTAGATTTAGCTAACTATCTAAATGAAATGGGTGCACAAGTACACGGTGCTGGCACAGACACAATTAGAATCACAGGTGTTAGTCAATTAAACGGTGCAGAACATGCTATTATTCCAGATAGAATTGAAGCTGGTACTTTTATGATTGCAGCAGCGATTACTAGAGGGAACGTCAATGTTATTGGTGCAATTAGAAAACATATGACTAGCCTAATTTCTAAATTAGAAGAAGCTGGTGTTCAAATTACTGATATCGAAGATGGATTAAATATTCAAGTACCTGGTGAAATTAAAGCAATTGATGTTAAAACAATGCCACATCCAGGATTCCCTACAGATATGCAATCTCAAATAATGGCTTTATTATTAACAGCTAATGGAACTAGTAAAGTAACTGAAACAGTATTTGAAAACAGATTTATGCATGTAGAAGAATTTAAACGTATGAATGCAGATATTTTCATTAACGGTAGAAGTGCAATGATTACAGGTAACAGTAAATTACAAGGTGCAGATGTAAAAGCTACAGATTTAAGAGCGGGTGCATCATTGATTCTTGCTGGACTTGTGTCTGATGGATATACAAACGTTACAGAACTTAAACATTTAGATAGAGGTTATGTTGATTTTCATGGTAAACTTAAAGCATTAGGTGCAGATGTTGAACGCATCAATGATAATGGCAAGTTAAACGATAAAGCGAGGGTTTAGTATGGCTGAAACACAATCATCAAGATCTGACGATAAAAAAAGAAAGTCAACTTATCAATCTGTTAAAGAGAAACTTCAAAGAAATAGAGTAGAAACAATTCAAGGAGTGGAAGTGGAGCATCGTGTCATTCCATTATGGATTAAATTACTTATATTATTAGTATTAATGATTTTATTATTTATTGTTGGAACTATGATTGGATACGGTATACTTCATAATCCATTTGGGGTGTTTAATCCCGAAACTTGGCAACACATCTTTGATTTAACTGGAAGGAGCTCATAATGGAAACTATTTATGACTTTAACGAAATTAAAAAAATTATACCTCACCGTTACCCATTTTTATTATTAGATAGAATAGTAGAATTAGAAGACGGAAAACGTTGTGTAGGTATTAAACAAGTAGCAGGTAACGAACCATTTTTCCAAGGACATTTTCCTGATTATGCAGTAATGCCAGGCGTATTAATCGTAGAAGCATTAGCACAAACAGGTGCAGTTGCAATGTTACGCTTAGAAGAAAACCAAGGAAAACTAGCAATGTTTGCAGGAATTGATAAATGTCGATTCAAAAAACAAGTTACACCAGGTGACACTCTAAGACTTGAAGTAGAAATAAACAAAATAAAAGGTCCAATAGGAAAAGGAACAGCAAAAGCAACAGTAGATGGAGAAGTTGCATGTAGTTGTGAAATTAGCTTTGCTATTGTAGATCAATAAATAGAAAAGAGAAAACAGTCGCCTGTTTTCTCTTTTTTTCTGCTTGAATATGATTTGATTTTCTTAGGGACAGAATTCCGAGAAATGTCTCTAAGTTAGCACGTTCTAACTACCAGAATTCAGAATAATGGAAGTTACAGCGTTCTAACTACCACAATTCAGAATAATGGAAGTTACAGCGTTCTAACTACCAGAATTCAGAATAATGGAAGTTACAGCGTTCTAACTACCAGAATTCAGAATAATGGAAGTTACAGCGTTCTAACTACCACAATTCGGAATAATGGAAGTTACAGCGTTCTAATTACCAGAATTCAGAATAATGATCGTTAAACACCCAAATATATATCTAATAAAACATACTAAGATTAGTAGCGAAGTAATCTACGACGGTAGATGAGCTTCGCTACTTTTTTATATTCTTTATCTTACCGTTGGTAGTTATTTTAAGAATATGAAATAGTAGAAGAGAGAAGTACTCCGAATAGATTTTAGGGTCAAAGAATCCGTAATAAAAACTGGAGAACTTCACTCTCCTTATGAATTCGATTTTAGTATGTTGGGTCCACTGAGATCGTGTACAGGAAAATGAACTAAGTAAGGTTCAGTGAAGTTAAAACTTCTTAAATTAGAAGATTAGGAGTGGTTTTTATCGAATATTTTGGAATAGATGTTGGAAAAGGAAAGAGTTTTATTGCACATTATTCAAACAATGAATTTGTTAAAGAATTTGAAATTACCCATGATAATAATGGTTTTGATTCACTAAAGAAATATATAAAGAATTTCTCAGGAGTATATTTCTTGTTTGAAGCTACTGGTATATATTCAAAAGTATTGGAGAAATTTTGTACCGTTAATAAGATTTCGTTTTGTGTAATTAACCCTCTAGAGGCAAAATTACTAACTAATTCTTTAAGAAACTGGAAAACAGATAAATCTGATGCACATAAACTTGCTGTTTTAGCTAAAAATATAAACAAAAAACCTTCTAGAAATTTATTGGAAGAAAAGTATGTAAAAATTAGAGAGCTGACAAGATACTATGAAGAAATTAACAATCAACAAAATTACTTAAAAAACCAATTGATTCAGTTACTAGATATGACTTTTCCAGAATTACAAAACCTATTTAAGGACAGATATTCAAAATTGGCTTTACAAGTAGCTAGTAAGTTCCCACATCCGGACTTTGTTGATTCTAATGATATAGAAGAACTAAAAAAGATAATTAATAGTTGTACAGAAAAAAATCTATCAGAGAAAAAGAAAGCACAATATGCAAATAAACTCGTAGAGTTCTCTATGGTCAGTTATCCTTCTGTTTCTAAAGATTCATTTTTAACAGATAAATTAGTTTATGTGATTGAAGATTTATTAAGCCTAATGAAACGGCATGCTTCTATAAAACAAAGATTATTAATGTTAGCTGAAGAATTTGAAGAATTTAAAATAATTAAATCTATTCTTGGCATTGGTGATTTAACTGCCATAATGATTATTGGCGAATTAGGTGATATCAAATCCTTTGATTCTCATAAGCAATTGAATGCATATGTAGGTATTGATATAAAAAGATATCAGTCTGGTAAAACGCATTTTAAAGATAAAATAAACAAACGTGGAAACAAACATGCTAGATCATTATTTTACTTAATCATTAAAAATTTTCTGTTGGGTCAAAGGTTATTTAAAAATCATATTATCGACTATTATTACAAATTAAAAAAGCAGCCTAATGGCAAAGGCCACAAGACTGCATCAGTAGCTTGCATTAACAAACTACTTAAAACCATTCATTATCTCGTAATAAATAATAAAGAATATGATTATCACTTGTCTCCACACGGATAATATATTCATCTAAATCATAACATATTGAAAAAATTATTAAATAATAAAGGCTTATTTAGTGATGCCAATTTTAAATATTTTTTACTACGTAGTAGTTGACAAATCGTAGGAAAAAACTAGGACCGTTAGCTGTCCTAGTTTTTTCTTTATATATTGCTTTTTTCGTCTTTTAATTTTGGTTTAGATTGCATCAATCTATTAAATGATGTTTTAAGCTCATCTCCTGATAAGCCTTCATCTATGAGCTGCTCTAATAATCGTTCTGCATATACTTGTCGTAATGTATAGATATGACATTCAAATACGACGGATATTTTATCGTCTAGTTGTTCTATGTATTTGATGGTTGCATCAAATAATGCTGGGTCGTTTGAAGGTCTAGTTATTACGACACGTGTATCAAGTAAGGTTTGGTTATCGTGATATTCTTTCATTTGTTCATAATGGATATCTGAAATTAAAATCTCTAGTAGCCATCCTGTACCACTATTTTCTTTATTTATAATGATACCATCTAATAATTCATATTCTGTAATCTGTTCATCATCTACAATTTGAAAGCGTACGGCTTTAAATGTTTTCATAAACATCCCCCTTATCGTTAAATCTACGAATGTTTAACTTTATTATCTATTATAAAGCACTTTTGGATGAAATAACAATAATCATAAAATAAAGTGAAGAATAAGTGTTTATTTTATGATTTATCGGACTTTGACTGAAAAAAATTGACTCATTATATTATAAGTATAAGGAGGTGAGAATATGTTAAATAAATCTGTATTAGTTGGACGTTTAACTAAGGACCCTGCATATTATAAGAAAGGCGAAATTATCATTTCTACATTTTGTTTAGCTGTTGAACGCGGATATAAGACTAAAGATGGCACGATTGCTGTTGATTTTATTGTATGTAAAGCATTTGGTAAACTTGCACATAATATTCATGAATATACTAAGAAGGGACAGCTTGTTGCATTAACGGGGCAAATTCAATCAAGAGCATATGTTAAAGATGATAAGAAACACTATATAACAGAAATTATATGTGAAACGATTAAATTCTTAAATATGCCTGCATCAAGTAAATCAACGATCCCTCAAACGAAAGAGGAAATGAGTGAATTAATTAGTGAAAGTGCTGAAAGTTATGCTAGTGACCTTTCATCTAAAGTAGCAAAAGAAAAATTACGAGCTGAAGCATTAGCTAAAGAAAATGGTGAAAATAACTTAGATGAAAAGTTATATAGCGAATATCATAATGTCGTTGACGTTATTAAAGAAACTGAACAACAAACTCCTGATGCTGATGCATCAAAAGTAACAACCTCGTAGCATTAAACTTCAATAAAAACTGTTTATAGAAATACTTCCGAAAATAAATATTCTTGATTCTAAATTCCGAGACTTGCTGTCTTGCTGTAGGGCAGCAAGTATACATAATTAAAAGTAATTGTTTAAAAAATTACATGAATATGACAAATTGTCTGATAATTAATTTTGTTCAATCTTTATAAATCCCTTTGTTTAGCTATTTTAATCATTAATATTCAGAATATTGTCTGAAAATCAACGTAATCTAACTGTAATATTAGCTCTAATTTTTTCATATAGCTGTAACCTATGACATAAAAATTAGTGGTATAGTTTAAACAGTAAAAATCATATAAAAAGTGAAAACCTTACAGGAGGAAACATTCAATCATGAAAAAATTATTAGCAGTTTCAACTGCGGCAGTTGCAGTTACTACAGGGGTAACAGCTACAGCCGATGCAGCAACACATACAGTAAAATCTGGTGATACTTTAGGTAGTATTTCACAACAATACGGTACTTCAGTAAGTGCTATTAAAGCAGAAAATGGTTTAAAATCTAACTTAATCTTCCCTAACCAAGTAATCAAGGTTAACGAGAAAAGTTCAGAATCAACTACAGAATACACTGTAGTAGCAGGAGATACTTTAGGTGAAATCGCAGCTAAATACGATGTAACTGTATCTCAATTAAAAGCATGGAACAACTTATCTTCAGATCTAATCATTGTTGGACAAACTTTATCATTACAAGCACCAGCTCAATCAGCTGAGCCAGCCAAAGCGCCTGTAGCACAACAAGCGCCAGTTCAACAAACTCAAGAACAAGTTGCAGCTCCAGCTCAACAACAAAGCTACCAAGCGCCTGTTCAATCTTACCAAGCGCCAGCACAACAAACATATAAAGCACCAGCTCAACAATCATACCAAGCGCCAGCTCAAAAAGTTAGAACTACTCAAACTTCAACAGCTAGCACTGGTGGATCTACTAAAGCTCAATTCTTAGCTGCTGGTGGTTCAGAAGCTATGTGG encodes:
- a CDS encoding IS110 family RNA-guided transposase, coding for MVFIEYFGIDVGKGKSFIAHYSNNEFVKEFEITHDNNGFDSLKKYIKNFSGVYFLFEATGIYSKVLEKFCTVNKISFCVINPLEAKLLTNSLRNWKTDKSDAHKLAVLAKNINKKPSRNLLEEKYVKIRELTRYYEEINNQQNYLKNQLIQLLDMTFPELQNLFKDRYSKLALQVASKFPHPDFVDSNDIEELKKIINSCTEKNLSEKKKAQYANKLVEFSMVSYPSVSKDSFLTDKLVYVIEDLLSLMKRHASIKQRLLMLAEEFEEFKIIKSILGIGDLTAIMIIGELGDIKSFDSHKQLNAYVGIDIKRYQSGKTHFKDKINKRGNKHARSLFYLIIKNFLLGQRLFKNHIIDYYYKLKKQPNGKGHKTASVACINKLLKTIHYLVINNKEYDYHLSPHG
- a CDS encoding single-stranded DNA-binding protein; the encoded protein is MLNKSVLVGRLTKDPAYYKKGEIIISTFCLAVERGYKTKDGTIAVDFIVCKAFGKLAHNIHEYTKKGQLVALTGQIQSRAYVKDDKKHYITEIICETIKFLNMPASSKSTIPQTKEEMSELISESAESYASDLSSKVAKEKLRAEALAKENGENNLDEKLYSEYHNVVDVIKETEQQTPDADASKVTTS
- a CDS encoding YwpF-like family protein, coding for MKTFKAVRFQIVDDEQITEYELLDGIIINKENSGTGWLLEILISDIHYEQMKEYHDNQTLLDTRVVITRPSNDPALFDATIKYIEQLDDKISVVFECHIYTLRQVYAERLLEQLIDEGLSGDELKTSFNRLMQSKPKLKDEKSNI